In one window of Euwallacea similis isolate ESF13 chromosome 4, ESF131.1, whole genome shotgun sequence DNA:
- the LOC136408220 gene encoding antifreeze protein Maxi-like: protein MFRFFVFTALCVGLCAAARRTSVRIVVPEQQAQASNHYEEVSSGFEQGYENSHGSVDESKETSGAELTSLAHTSAVQAKNAVQSQHTAGSQAAFGIKSTLASAAQGAAQTAQAALVGKQAIVYSLKKQVSEAEKRLQSEVGQLQLTEQAAQIAHQAAQQAQSQISTLSAALASAQSGSQLSSKAAAEAATVSASQHAMVAQAKQRLNTLIHQLQEAVNELSETEAAYYKAAESAQIAQSNAAAAGAAVVAASAKSEQSSGGSEGHYGHR, encoded by the exons ATGTTCAGGTTTTTCGTCTTTACTGCGCTGTGTG TGGGTCTATGTGCAGCGGCCAGACGCACCTCAGTAAGAATCGTAGTTCCTGAACAGCAGGCACAGGCTAGCAATCATTACGAGGAAGTGTCCAGCGGGTTTGAACAAGGATATGAAA ATAGTCATGGGTCTGTGGATGAAAGCAAGGAAACCTCAGGAGCGGAACTGACTAGTTTGGCCCATACTTCTGCAGTCCAAGCCAAAAACGCCGTCCAATCGCAGCACACTGCAGGAAGTCAGGCCGCTTTCGGTATCAAGAGCACTCTAGCCAGTGCTGCTCAAGGG GCAGCCCAAACTGCACAGGCCGCCTTGGTAGGCAAACAGGCCATCGTTTATAGCCTTAAGAAACAAGTGAGCGAGGCCGAAAAAAGACTGCAATCTGAGGTGGGGCAATTGCAACTAACCGAACAAGCTGCCCAAATCGCCCATCAAGCCGCTCAACAAGCTCAAAGTCAAATAAGCACTCTCAGTGCCGCCCTTGCTTCAGCCCAAA GTGGTAGCCAATTATCTTCGAAAGCAGCTGCCGAGGCAGCCACGGTATCAGCATCTCAGCACGCGATGGTAGCGCAAGCTAAGCAGCGCCTAAACACCCTGATTCATCAGCTGCAAGAAGCAGTAAACGAGCTGAGCGAGACTGAAGCTGCATACTACAAGGCGGCAGAATCTGCACAGATTGCGCAATCGAATGCCGCAGCTGCGGGTGCAGCTGTGGTAGCTGCCAGCGCCAAATCCGAACAAAGTTCTGGAGGATCTGAAGGGCACTATGGACACCGCTGA